The Paenibacillus sp. MBLB1832 genome has a window encoding:
- the remA gene encoding extracellular matrix/biofilm regulator RemA, which produces MAIKLINIGFGNIVSANRIISIVSPESAPIKRIIQEARDRHMLIDATYGRRTRAVIITDSDHVILSAVQPETVAHRLSNKDDDHDE; this is translated from the coding sequence ATGGCTATCAAATTAATTAATATCGGGTTCGGCAACATCGTATCGGCGAACCGCATTATCTCGATCGTTAGTCCTGAATCGGCTCCGATCAAGAGAATCATTCAAGAAGCGCGTGATCGTCACATGCTGATTGACGCTACATATGGTAGAAGAACCCGTGCCGTTATTATCACGGACAGCGATCATGTGATTTTGTCGGCAGTACAACCAGAGACGGTAGCGCATAGACTTTCGAATAAGGACGATGATCATGACGAGTAA
- the rpoZ gene encoding DNA-directed RNA polymerase subunit omega, translating into MLYPSIDKLLDIVDSKYSLVVAASKRARSLRDGAKTDLKGQKSHKNVGLALEELYGNFIGYEKINATESEKYEKK; encoded by the coding sequence ATGTTATACCCTTCAATTGATAAACTGCTTGATATCGTGGATAGCAAATATTCGTTGGTTGTTGCAGCTTCCAAAAGAGCAAGATCCCTTCGCGATGGCGCGAAAACGGATTTGAAAGGTCAGAAATCCCACAAAAACGTGGGTCTAGCTTTGGAAGAATTGTACGGCAACTTTATCGGCTATGAGAAAATTAATGCGACAGAGTCTGAGAAATACGAGAAGAAATAA
- a CDS encoding YicC/YloC family endoribonuclease, translated as MDVIRMICSMTGFGQANRSFAGYNVFIDVKSVNHRYSEVSIRLPKEWAAFEDALKKTVLQSVKRGRVDVFVTAEREAASPKNIIVNFALADAYLEAAAQIKQRYGMAGQVELKDLLRLPELIQMKEVRQEWDDEIEQELCACLEQAVAQLSAMRRREGDFLERDIRDRLSEMKRIHLELEALAPQVVQEYAVKMTSRIQSLVLDGIPVDEQRLATEIALFADRSNVDEELTRLKSHFGQCEALLMDQEPVGRKLDFLIQEMNREVNTIGSKSNHSEPTARVIAMKAELEKMREQIQNIE; from the coding sequence ATGGATGTGATTAGAATGATTTGCAGTATGACCGGGTTCGGACAAGCGAATCGTTCTTTTGCGGGATACAACGTGTTTATCGATGTGAAATCGGTCAATCATAGGTATAGTGAAGTGTCAATCAGGCTGCCTAAGGAATGGGCGGCGTTCGAGGACGCTTTGAAGAAAACGGTATTGCAGTCTGTCAAGCGCGGACGTGTGGATGTCTTCGTGACAGCAGAGCGCGAAGCGGCTTCTCCTAAGAACATAATCGTTAATTTTGCACTAGCTGATGCTTACTTGGAAGCAGCAGCGCAGATCAAGCAGCGTTATGGGATGGCAGGTCAGGTTGAACTTAAGGATTTACTAAGGCTGCCTGAGTTGATACAGATGAAAGAGGTACGACAAGAGTGGGATGACGAAATCGAACAGGAGCTATGTGCCTGTTTGGAGCAGGCCGTCGCTCAATTATCCGCGATGAGACGCCGTGAAGGGGACTTCCTGGAGCGGGACATTCGTGACCGGCTTTCCGAGATGAAGCGAATTCATCTGGAGCTGGAAGCGTTAGCGCCTCAAGTCGTTCAAGAGTATGCTGTGAAAATGACGAGCCGGATCCAATCTCTTGTTCTAGACGGGATTCCTGTTGACGAGCAGCGGTTGGCGACGGAAATTGCGCTTTTTGCAGACCGTTCCAATGTAGATGAGGAATTGACAAGGCTCAAGAGTCATTTTGGGCAATGTGAGGCTTTATTGATGGACCAAGAGCCTGTGGGCCGAAAGCTTGACTTCTTGATTCAAGAAATGAATCGAGAAGTGAACACGATCGGTTCGAAGTCCAACCATTCAGAGCCTACGGCTAGAGTGATTGCGATGAAAGCAGAGCTGGAGAAAATGCGGGAACAAATACAGAATATCGAGTGA
- the gmk gene encoding guanylate kinase: MTSNTNTLERERGILIVLSGPSGVGKGTVCAALRKISPDIVYSVSATTRSPRQGEVDGVNYFFKTREQFQQLIETDEVLEWAEYVGNFYGTPRRFVEETLRAGHDVILEIEVQGALQVKQKFDEGVFIFLLPPSLDELENRIVTRGTETDEVIRSRMSVAIDEIRLMEHYDYAIVNDHVDTACAKIQAILAAEHCKKDRMFPKIVQWMDEVN, encoded by the coding sequence ATGACGAGTAATACGAATACCCTTGAGCGTGAGAGAGGTATACTAATTGTTTTATCCGGTCCGTCAGGCGTCGGTAAAGGCACGGTGTGTGCAGCGCTGCGCAAGATTTCTCCTGATATTGTGTATTCAGTATCAGCGACAACGCGTTCTCCTAGACAAGGTGAAGTAGACGGGGTTAATTATTTCTTCAAAACCCGTGAGCAGTTCCAACAGCTCATCGAGACCGATGAAGTGCTGGAGTGGGCTGAATACGTAGGGAATTTCTATGGAACGCCAAGACGTTTCGTAGAGGAAACTCTGCGTGCAGGTCATGATGTGATTTTGGAAATTGAGGTGCAAGGTGCACTGCAAGTCAAACAGAAGTTTGACGAAGGTGTCTTTATTTTCTTATTGCCGCCATCGCTGGATGAGTTGGAGAATCGCATTGTTACACGCGGTACAGAAACGGATGAAGTGATCCGTAGCCGTATGTCTGTGGCGATTGACGAAATCCGCTTGATGGAGCACTATGATTATGCGATTGTGAATGATCACGTCGATACGGCGTGTGCGAAAATTCAGGCGATCCTTGCGGCTGAACATTGCAAAAAAGATCGTATGTTTCCCAAAATTGTACAATGGATGGATGAGGTGAATTGA